From Nocardia sp. XZ_19_385, the proteins below share one genomic window:
- the glpK gene encoding glycerol kinase GlpK produces MRRYVAAIDQGTTSCRCIVFDRQGRVVGVAQKEHEQIFPRAGWVEHDPEEVWRNTEHVIGEVLKKHDLTAGDIAAVGVTNQRETTVVWERATGKPIHNAIVWQDTRTGKLVTELGGDAGPTRYAERTGLPLSTYFAGPKLRWILDHVEGAKERAEAGELCFGTMDSWVLWHLTGLHITDVTNASRTMLMDLRTLQWDSEICAEFGVPEAMLPEIRSSSEVYGDIESGALQGVPVAGILGDQQAATFGQACLSPGEAKNTYGTGNFMLLNTGTTPIVSKHGLLTTVCYQLGDQPAVYALEGSIAVTGSLVQWFRDNLGIISSADDIEPLARSVEDNGGAYFVPAFSGLFAPRWRPDARGIIAGLTRFVNKAHLARAILESTAFQTREVVDAMRADAESEQLDLELTTLKVDGGMTDNDLLMQFQSDILDVPVVRPVVKETTALGAAYAAGLAVEFWANTDDIRANWAADKTWEPAMPEADREERLKEWNKAVERTYNWVD; encoded by the coding sequence ATGCGTCGCTATGTGGCCGCCATCGATCAGGGCACGACTTCGTGCAGGTGCATCGTCTTCGACCGGCAGGGCCGCGTCGTCGGGGTGGCCCAGAAGGAGCACGAGCAGATCTTTCCGCGCGCCGGCTGGGTCGAACACGACCCGGAGGAGGTCTGGCGCAACACCGAGCACGTCATCGGCGAGGTGCTGAAGAAGCACGACCTGACCGCCGGCGACATCGCCGCCGTCGGCGTGACCAACCAGCGCGAGACCACCGTGGTGTGGGAGCGGGCCACCGGTAAGCCGATCCACAACGCCATCGTCTGGCAGGACACCCGCACCGGCAAGCTCGTCACCGAGCTCGGCGGCGACGCGGGTCCCACCCGCTACGCCGAGCGCACCGGCCTGCCGCTGTCCACCTACTTCGCCGGGCCGAAGCTGCGCTGGATCCTCGACCACGTCGAGGGCGCGAAGGAACGCGCCGAGGCGGGCGAACTGTGCTTCGGCACCATGGACAGCTGGGTGCTGTGGCACCTCACCGGCCTGCATATCACCGACGTTACCAATGCTTCCCGCACCATGCTGATGGATCTTCGTACGCTGCAATGGGATTCGGAGATCTGCGCGGAATTCGGCGTCCCGGAAGCCATGCTGCCCGAGATTCGCAGTTCCTCCGAGGTCTACGGCGATATCGAATCCGGTGCGCTGCAAGGCGTTCCGGTCGCGGGCATCCTCGGCGACCAGCAGGCCGCCACCTTCGGCCAGGCCTGCCTATCCCCCGGCGAAGCCAAGAACACCTATGGCACCGGCAATTTCATGCTCCTGAACACCGGCACCACCCCGATCGTCAGCAAGCACGGCCTGCTCACCACCGTCTGCTACCAGCTCGGTGACCAGCCCGCGGTCTACGCCCTGGAGGGCTCCATCGCGGTCACCGGCTCGCTGGTCCAGTGGTTCCGCGACAACCTCGGCATCATCTCCTCCGCCGACGACATCGAACCGCTCGCGCGCAGCGTCGAGGACAACGGCGGCGCCTACTTCGTCCCCGCGTTCTCCGGCCTGTTCGCCCCGCGCTGGCGCCCGGATGCCCGCGGCATCATCGCCGGGCTCACCCGGTTCGTCAACAAGGCCCACCTGGCCCGCGCCATCCTGGAATCGACCGCTTTCCAAACCCGCGAGGTGGTCGACGCGATGCGCGCCGACGCCGAATCCGAGCAGCTGGATCTGGAACTCACCACCCTCAAGGTCGACGGCGGCATGACCGACAACGACCTGCTGATGCAGTTCCAGTCCGACATCCTCGACGTCCCGGTGGTCCGCCCGGTGGTCAAGGAAACCACCGCGCTGGGGGCCGCCTACGCCGCGGGCCTCGCGGTGGAATTCTGGGCGAACACCGATGACATCCGCGCGAACTGGGCCGCCGACAAGACCTGGGAACCGGCCATGCCCGAAGCGGATCGGGAAGAGCGCCTGAAGGAATGGAACAAGGCCGTCGAGCGCACCTACAACTGGGTCGACTGA
- a CDS encoding PLP-dependent aminotransferase family protein, with translation MPPTTPALAEKLGGLQSSVIRDLLKLTARAEVISLAGGLPDADLMPRERIAEAAENALAGSACLQYTESPGWGPLRAVLAERESARLGRPVGSDEVFVTHGSQQALSLLAEVLLDPGALVVVEDPAYVGALQVFRAAGARIIALPMDSEGMRVDLLAELLASGERPTAVHTVSNFHNPGGVTMSSARRRALAELADAHGFWVIEDDPYGELWFDRPAPEPVATYSRNVIRLSSSSKIIAPTLRTGWMIAPPNVFRGVELLKQGADLCGSALTQQIAADLLSDESWLAAHIATVCNAYGTRAKALVHALRDRFGDRLVCTDATGGMFVWADFTDGTDAESLLPHALDAGVAYVPGYAFAATTGHQNSMRLCFTNSDPATLAVAVDRLAGAVDGQSTQL, from the coding sequence ATGCCACCGACCACTCCAGCCTTGGCGGAAAAACTTGGCGGCCTCCAGAGTTCGGTAATCCGGGATCTGTTGAAGCTGACCGCCCGCGCCGAAGTGATCAGCCTGGCCGGCGGCTTGCCCGACGCGGACCTGATGCCCCGCGAACGCATCGCCGAAGCGGCCGAGAACGCCCTCGCCGGCTCGGCTTGCCTGCAGTACACCGAATCTCCGGGCTGGGGTCCGCTGCGCGCGGTGCTCGCCGAGCGCGAATCTGCCCGGCTGGGCCGCCCTGTCGGCAGCGACGAGGTCTTCGTGACCCACGGTTCCCAGCAGGCCTTGTCGCTGCTGGCCGAGGTCCTGCTCGATCCCGGCGCCCTGGTCGTCGTCGAAGACCCCGCCTATGTCGGTGCACTGCAAGTCTTCCGGGCCGCGGGCGCTCGAATCATCGCCCTGCCCATGGATTCCGAGGGTATGCGCGTCGATCTGCTGGCCGAGTTGCTCGCGTCCGGCGAACGGCCCACTGCCGTCCACACGGTCAGCAACTTCCACAACCCCGGCGGTGTCACCATGAGCTCCGCTCGCCGCCGCGCCCTCGCCGAACTCGCTGACGCGCACGGCTTCTGGGTCATCGAAGACGACCCCTACGGTGAACTCTGGTTCGATCGCCCCGCCCCGGAGCCCGTCGCGACTTACTCCCGCAACGTGATCCGCCTATCCAGCTCCTCGAAGATCATCGCCCCCACCTTGCGCACCGGCTGGATGATCGCTCCGCCCAACGTCTTCCGCGGCGTCGAACTCCTGAAGCAGGGCGCGGACCTCTGCGGCTCGGCCCTCACCCAGCAGATCGCCGCCGACCTGCTGTCCGACGAATCCTGGCTGGCCGCCCATATCGCCACTGTCTGCAATGCCTACGGCACCCGCGCCAAAGCTCTGGTGCACGCCCTGCGAGATCGCTTCGGCGACCGCCTCGTCTGCACCGACGCCACCGGCGGCATGTTCGTCTGGGCCGACTTCACCGACGGCACCGACGCCGAATCCCTACTGCCGCATGCCCTCGACGCCGGCGTCGCCTACGTTCCGGGCTACGCCTTCGCGGCGACCACCGGCCACCAGAATTCGATGCGCCTCTGCTTCACCAACTCCGACCCGGCAACCCTGGCGGTGGCCGTGGACCGGCTGGCCGGGGCCGTCGACGGTCAGTCGACCCAGTTGTAG